In the genome of Paenibacillus pabuli, one region contains:
- a CDS encoding DegV family protein translates to MRKIAWVTDSTSTLDPLFAEQNHIYIVPLRIVFGEKCYRETEDISSELFYEKLDGALCASSSQPPIGEFIELYESLKGQYDEIITIHCSTALSGTLHTSMQAAEIAGVTVTAIDSRAGAYPLREMILQGLEWQKQGCTASEIKVHIEQMIDNMSFYLIPASLQHLHRSGRVSGTQLILSQLLKIHLLLRFEEGKVVVNEKIRTFKRAKQRMLDVLKVDMEKVKHVCIMHANNQEEAVTIKQQIADLLPRLKTEIMPFIPVVGIHAGAGTIGLCWIRSETI, encoded by the coding sequence ATGAGGAAAATTGCATGGGTCACGGACAGTACGAGCACACTCGATCCTCTGTTTGCTGAACAAAATCATATTTACATCGTACCTCTACGCATCGTTTTTGGAGAGAAATGTTACCGGGAGACGGAGGACATCTCGTCGGAATTGTTCTATGAGAAACTTGATGGCGCTTTATGCGCATCCAGTTCACAGCCGCCCATCGGTGAATTTATTGAACTGTATGAGTCATTGAAAGGCCAGTACGATGAGATCATTACCATTCATTGCTCTACTGCGCTTAGCGGAACGCTTCACACATCGATGCAGGCTGCCGAGATCGCAGGCGTGACGGTTACCGCCATTGATTCCAGAGCAGGCGCTTATCCGCTGAGGGAGATGATTTTGCAAGGACTGGAATGGCAGAAGCAGGGCTGTACAGCATCCGAAATCAAAGTTCACATCGAGCAGATGATTGATAACATGTCATTTTACCTCATTCCGGCCAGTCTCCAGCATCTACACCGCAGTGGTCGTGTGTCGGGTACCCAGCTGATCCTTAGTCAATTGTTAAAAATTCATCTGCTCTTGCGTTTCGAAGAGGGCAAGGTGGTTGTAAATGAGAAAATCCGTACGTTCAAACGGGCCAAACAGCGCATGCTGGATGTGCTCAAGGTGGATATGGAGAAAGTAAAGCATGTATGCATCATGCATGCGAACAATCAGGAAGAAGCCGTAACAATCAAACAGCAGATTGCTGATCTGCTTCCCCGCTTGAAGACGGAAATTATGCCTTTTATCCCTGTGGTAGGCATTCATGCAGGTGCGGGAACGATTGGATTGTGCTGGATACGAAGCGAGACGATATAG
- a CDS encoding ABC transporter permease gives MLYFTLASKAYSRNLQYRGAHMVHNMASAMFGYMYACLWIGIGTDHSLGEYGTQGMVSYIAFTQSSLWISGFLTNGLGIPLTVRTGQIALDLMRPVHLFTHLMAREWGQIAYQFVYKSIPIYLLFSIVFSLQWPSEASTLLFAAIGLAGASYLSICMNYIIGATAMWTTESSWLHWGNHAMMNLLAGFFIPLEWLPDWLERIAWLSPYPFLLYVPTRIYLGYANGSLLWGTLIWCVLMTFVCLAITQILRRKVEVQGG, from the coding sequence ATGCTTTATTTCACTCTGGCTTCCAAAGCCTACTCCCGGAACCTGCAATACCGCGGGGCCCACATGGTACATAACATGGCAAGCGCCATGTTCGGTTACATGTATGCCTGTCTCTGGATCGGCATCGGGACCGACCACTCTCTCGGAGAATACGGGACACAGGGGATGGTCAGTTACATTGCGTTTACGCAATCCTCTCTCTGGATCTCGGGTTTTCTCACCAATGGACTTGGGATTCCACTCACGGTCAGGACAGGGCAGATCGCGCTTGATCTCATGAGGCCGGTTCATCTGTTTACCCACCTGATGGCACGTGAATGGGGGCAGATCGCCTACCAGTTCGTGTACAAAAGCATCCCGATTTACCTGCTCTTCTCCATCGTATTTTCTCTGCAATGGCCCTCAGAAGCTTCAACCCTGCTATTTGCCGCAATTGGACTTGCCGGCGCATCCTATTTATCCATCTGTATGAATTACATTATTGGCGCCACGGCGATGTGGACCACGGAGTCCTCCTGGCTGCATTGGGGCAATCACGCCATGATGAATCTGCTCGCTGGTTTCTTCATCCCGCTGGAATGGCTGCCAGACTGGCTTGAACGAATAGCCTGGTTATCGCCCTATCCTTTCCTGCTCTATGTTCCGACCCGAATCTATCTCGGTTATGCAAACGGCTCCTTGTTATGGGGAACCTTGATTTGGTGTGTCCTCATGACGTTCGTCTGTCTGGCAATCACACAGATACTGCGCCGTAAAGTGGAGGTGCAGGGCGGATGA
- a CDS encoding ABC transporter permease — translation MKTTSWFTLYKILIRTSIRSRMQYKFNFMMASVLAALIQISEFLMVALVLHKFGAIKGWSLHEIGYLFAIMTLSKTLYRTFGNEVHHLEKYLVDGELDQLLTRPMPVLLALLPQNFRIMAGEVLQGGFILCWSLAGIMHSGQIGWTVIPLSLLVILTGAVILFSIGLATATLGFWTTRIEELQTITEDAARTAAQYPLTLYPKWMSGILLTVIPVGFVNYVPSLYLLRGELGAWVLVAIVVVAILSLVASLRFWKFGITKYQSTGS, via the coding sequence ATGAAAACAACTTCATGGTTTACTTTATATAAAATACTCATTCGAACAAGCATCCGCAGTCGGATGCAATACAAGTTCAACTTCATGATGGCCTCCGTTCTGGCCGCATTGATTCAAATCTCCGAATTTCTGATGGTTGCCCTGGTACTGCATAAATTCGGAGCGATTAAAGGCTGGTCCCTTCATGAGATTGGTTATCTCTTCGCCATCATGACCTTATCCAAGACGCTATATCGAACGTTTGGCAATGAAGTGCATCATCTGGAAAAATATCTGGTCGACGGGGAACTCGATCAACTGTTAACCCGTCCGATGCCCGTATTGCTGGCCTTACTGCCCCAAAATTTCCGCATCATGGCTGGTGAAGTGCTGCAAGGCGGGTTTATTCTCTGTTGGTCTCTGGCAGGCATTATGCATAGCGGACAGATCGGCTGGACGGTCATCCCCTTGTCTCTGCTCGTCATCCTGACCGGAGCCGTTATTCTCTTTTCGATCGGGCTTGCCACGGCAACGCTTGGATTCTGGACCACACGCATTGAAGAGCTCCAAACCATCACCGAGGATGCGGCGCGTACGGCTGCCCAATATCCGCTGACGTTGTATCCCAAATGGATGTCTGGCATTCTGCTGACTGTGATCCCGGTGGGTTTCGTCAACTATGTTCCGTCACTCTATCTGCTTCGGGGCGAATTAGGTGCATGGGTTCTTGTTGCCATTGTCGTTGTTGCCATCCTGAGTCTGGTCGCAAGCCTGCGGTTCTGGAAATTCGGTATAACCAAATATCAAAGTACAGGTAGCTAA
- a CDS encoding ABC transporter ATP-binding protein translates to MITVRHLQKEFKTPVVREGRFSGIRTLFSREYLSKEAVRDISFDIGKGEFVGYIGPNGAGKSTTIKMLTGILHPTSGEVLLGGMNPHQERRRTVGRLGVVFGQRSQLWWDLPVKDSYDILAEMYGVRNEEKTKRLSQFADLLDLESFWATPVRKLSLGQRMRADLAASMLHDPELLFLDEPTIGLDVNAKRNIRQFLRTLNVEFGKTILLTTHDMDDIEQLCSRVMVINHGQLTYDGSIPSLRDTIGLPTLIRVTYRGSYHIPDAVSSAIQITGAEGQIVTVEVNRKEWSTMDILKQLEQWGEIEDVEMKEPDFEDIIHRVY, encoded by the coding sequence ATGATTACAGTGCGGCATCTGCAAAAGGAATTCAAAACCCCTGTGGTACGCGAGGGCCGGTTCTCCGGGATTCGCACCTTGTTCTCACGTGAGTATCTGTCCAAGGAAGCCGTTCGGGACATTAGCTTTGATATTGGCAAAGGAGAGTTTGTTGGATATATCGGCCCCAATGGGGCTGGCAAATCCACGACAATCAAAATGCTGACGGGTATCCTTCATCCGACCTCCGGTGAGGTATTGCTCGGTGGCATGAATCCACACCAGGAAAGACGTCGCACGGTTGGGCGCCTTGGAGTGGTGTTTGGACAGCGCAGCCAGCTCTGGTGGGATCTTCCTGTGAAGGATTCGTATGATATTTTGGCCGAGATGTATGGAGTCCGTAACGAGGAAAAAACGAAACGATTGTCCCAGTTCGCCGATCTGCTGGATCTAGAATCCTTCTGGGCTACGCCTGTCCGCAAGCTCTCGCTTGGACAGCGAATGCGTGCCGATCTGGCAGCTTCCATGCTGCATGATCCTGAACTGCTTTTTCTCGATGAGCCGACCATTGGACTGGATGTGAACGCAAAGCGGAATATCCGTCAATTTCTTCGTACATTAAATGTGGAGTTTGGCAAAACGATTTTGCTGACTACCCATGACATGGACGACATTGAGCAGCTATGCAGTCGGGTAATGGTGATCAATCACGGTCAACTCACGTATGACGGCTCAATCCCTTCTCTGCGCGACACCATCGGTCTGCCAACACTTATCCGGGTGACATATCGCGGTTCGTATCATATCCCGGATGCTGTTTCATCCGCCATTCAGATCACAGGGGCAGAGGGCCAGATCGTCACTGTGGAGGTGAACCGAAAAGAGTGGAGCACAATGGACATTCTGAAGCAGCTTGAACAATGGGGCGAGATTGAAGATGTCGAGATGAAAGAACCGGATTTCGAGGATATAATTCATCGGGTGTATTGA
- a CDS encoding succinylglutamate desuccinylase/aspartoacylase domain-containing protein produces MLVTKHTLAASSAHATPYYLVRGTKPGPVIIITSGVHGNETASMAAAQKLANDCMAGRRHVVRRLLIIVPRVNQKAYRNSSIRLISCIISCAKQACFES; encoded by the coding sequence ATGCTTGTTACCAAACACACCCTAGCTGCATCCAGTGCACACGCCACTCCCTATTACCTCGTTCGAGGCACGAAGCCCGGACCCGTCATCATAATTACATCAGGAGTTCACGGAAATGAAACCGCGAGCATGGCGGCTGCTCAGAAGCTGGCTAATGATTGCATGGCAGGGCGGCGACACGTGGTTCGCAGACTCCTCATTATTGTTCCACGAGTGAATCAGAAGGCTTATCGAAACTCAAGTATCAGACTGATATCGTGCATCATTTCCTGCGCGAAGCAGGCTTGTTTTGAATCGTGA
- a CDS encoding MerR family transcriptional regulator: MKTMTRGELAKRTGVSMATLRYYEDSGILPAPRRSSNGYRVYTEDYLVKIKFIKGAQSLGYSLKEIQATLQLLSKEDMESEALKTLVRDRIEEIQLHIDNLQQMQTLLAGLLLTPEHDIHKYIQSFRINKEDGNS; encoded by the coding sequence ATGAAAACCATGACAAGAGGAGAATTAGCCAAACGTACGGGGGTGAGCATGGCAACGCTCCGGTATTACGAGGACAGTGGAATTCTGCCTGCTCCCCGCCGTTCGTCTAACGGATACCGTGTGTATACCGAGGACTATCTCGTTAAGATCAAATTCATTAAGGGTGCTCAGTCGCTAGGTTATTCCTTAAAGGAAATACAGGCTACATTGCAACTGCTCAGTAAGGAGGACATGGAAAGTGAAGCGCTAAAAACACTTGTACGTGATCGAATTGAAGAGATTCAGCTGCATATCGATAACCTGCAGCAGATGCAAACACTTCTTGCCGGGTTGCTCTTGACGCCAGAGCATGATATTCACAAGTATATTCAATCTTTCCGAATCAATAAGGAAGATGGGAATTCGTAA